The Vibrio sp. SNU_ST1 genome has a segment encoding these proteins:
- a CDS encoding DUF6311 domain-containing protein — MSVFNKSKGISSGVLVFCSDSFSALLFSLICISLSLVFILPDGFVSGDSSYWLSENSDITQYVAGFNAYFDAPWSWPLLSFDTFNYPYGTRATFVDIIPIYSVILKVLVPESYFPFNPFGYWVFFCYLMQGVGAWWILRELKINSLVALVALTVFFVFSPALMARMGHISLMSHWLLLFSFCLYVRSTKLGELQFKSAMLLLLCAFYINVYLFVMSFCIYIASVSHLWKYYNLKQNIIFVVSPALMVLSSMLITLLPFSSSGVVGDGGFGLYSMNILSPFLGGDLFRINAVTMPGQGEGFNYLGAGLLALFPLAITLDMGNNFGCLRKHKFMFFLVFLFTAYALSNKVYFGSYNIINVPYPSFMDSITSQFRASGRFFWPVGYAIAIYSIVVISRYCTSTSKRYFGLGIILIFTAIHIVDLKGRVNVFSSVVSQNSTSILTPSKVELATGEGVSMIYFYPKFRCPTKSSPHNTLLPLMKYASERDIKLNTGYIARYQASCSDVEEEISLAINESSAFVFASDDYPNVTSIQGLFPKDVKIICKLEPGMHICRVNK; from the coding sequence GTGAGTGTATTTAATAAGTCAAAGGGAATAAGTAGTGGTGTATTAGTTTTTTGTTCTGATTCTTTTAGTGCACTACTTTTTAGTCTGATCTGTATTTCTTTATCTTTAGTTTTTATATTGCCAGATGGGTTTGTTTCAGGTGATTCTAGTTATTGGTTGTCAGAAAACTCTGATATTACTCAGTATGTGGCAGGCTTTAATGCTTATTTTGATGCTCCATGGTCGTGGCCACTGTTGTCATTCGATACATTTAACTACCCTTACGGAACAAGAGCTACGTTTGTTGATATAATTCCTATTTATTCAGTTATCCTTAAGGTCTTAGTTCCAGAAAGTTATTTTCCGTTTAATCCTTTTGGTTACTGGGTGTTTTTTTGTTATTTGATGCAAGGTGTTGGTGCTTGGTGGATTCTAAGAGAGCTAAAAATAAACTCTTTGGTCGCTCTAGTAGCACTGACCGTGTTTTTTGTATTTAGCCCTGCCCTAATGGCTCGAATGGGGCATATATCTTTGATGTCACATTGGCTGCTTTTATTTTCTTTCTGCTTGTATGTTCGGTCGACTAAGTTAGGGGAGCTTCAGTTTAAATCGGCTATGTTGCTTTTACTGTGTGCTTTTTATATTAATGTTTACTTGTTTGTAATGAGCTTTTGTATTTATATAGCGTCAGTTTCTCACCTTTGGAAGTACTATAACCTCAAACAAAATATCATTTTTGTAGTTTCACCTGCATTAATGGTGCTTTCTTCTATGTTAATTACATTACTACCTTTTTCTTCATCTGGTGTAGTTGGTGATGGAGGTTTTGGTTTATATTCCATGAATATTCTTTCGCCTTTTTTAGGGGGGGATTTATTTAGAATTAATGCTGTTACCATGCCAGGGCAAGGGGAAGGTTTTAATTATTTAGGAGCTGGTCTTTTGGCTTTGTTTCCATTAGCTATTACCCTGGATATGGGCAATAATTTTGGATGTTTACGTAAGCATAAATTTATGTTTTTTTTGGTTTTTTTGTTTACTGCATATGCTCTGTCTAATAAGGTGTATTTTGGTTCATATAATATAATAAATGTTCCATACCCAAGTTTTATGGATAGTATTACGTCTCAATTTAGGGCTTCGGGGCGATTTTTTTGGCCTGTAGGATACGCCATCGCTATTTATTCTATTGTCGTGATTTCAAGATACTGCACAAGCACAAGCAAAAGATATTTTGGGCTTGGTATAATCCTAATTTTTACTGCTATTCATATTGTAGATTTGAAAGGTCGGGTTAACGTGTTTTCTAGTGTGGTGTCTCAAAATAGCACCTCTATTCTTACGCCTTCAAAAGTAGAGTTAGCGACGGGAGAGGGGGTTAGTATGATTTATTTTTACCCTAAATTCCGATGTCCGACAAAGTCTTCTCCTCATAATACATTATTACCTCTCATGAAATATGCATCTGAACGTGATATCAAGCTGAACACGGGGTATATAGCTAGATACCAAGCGTCTTGTTCGGATGTTGAAGAAGAAATATCTTTAGCGATAAATGAATCTTCAGCTTTTGTTTTTGCTTCAGATGATTATCCTAATGTTACAAGTATCCAGGGTTTATTCCCTAAAGATGTAAAAATCATCTGTAAGTTGGAGCCTGGGATGCACATTTGTCGCGTGAATAAGTAG
- a CDS encoding glycosyltransferase family 2 protein: MENKLVSVVSPFYNEEDGVEAFFSRIVTIFDKDLDNYNLEIIAINDGSTDQTYDRLVDMQARYKGVCVVDLSRNFGKEAALSAGLDNANGDLVVVIDSDLQHPPEKIPEMVRLWEEGHEVVLAKRANRDTDTRIQKITANAFYKFHNLISDIEVPSGVGDFRLMDAIVVAEVNKLKESHRFMKGVFAWVGFRSVTIEYNVESRASGETSFNTWKLWNFALEGITSYSTIPLRAWSYLGLTISLLSIMYALFLVFKTLVFGVDTPGFASIMVTILFIGGIQLIGIGVLGEYLGRTYSEVKNRPVYIARKIIK, encoded by the coding sequence GTGGAAAATAAGTTGGTGAGTGTGGTTTCTCCTTTTTATAATGAGGAGGATGGGGTGGAAGCTTTTTTTTCTCGGATTGTTACTATATTCGACAAGGATTTGGATAACTACAATTTAGAAATTATCGCGATAAATGATGGCAGTACAGATCAAACCTATGACAGATTAGTCGATATGCAGGCTCGCTATAAAGGAGTTTGCGTAGTTGATTTGTCCAGAAATTTTGGTAAAGAGGCTGCTCTTTCAGCGGGTTTAGATAATGCGAACGGTGATCTTGTTGTTGTAATTGATTCTGATTTACAGCACCCTCCCGAAAAAATTCCTGAAATGGTGCGTTTATGGGAAGAAGGTCATGAAGTTGTTTTAGCCAAGAGAGCAAATAGAGATACAGATACTAGAATCCAAAAAATCACAGCAAATGCTTTTTATAAGTTTCATAATCTTATATCAGACATTGAAGTACCATCCGGTGTTGGGGACTTTAGATTAATGGATGCCATTGTTGTGGCTGAAGTCAATAAGTTGAAAGAGTCTCACCGCTTTATGAAAGGCGTATTTGCCTGGGTCGGATTTAGGTCAGTTACTATAGAGTATAATGTAGAAAGCCGGGCTTCAGGGGAAACAAGTTTTAACACATGGAAGTTATGGAACTTTGCTTTGGAAGGTATCACTAGCTATAGTACCATTCCATTAAGAGCATGGTCATATTTGGGGCTTACTATTTCTTTACTTTCTATAATGTACGCTTTGTTTTTGGTTTTTAAAACGTTAGTTTTTGGTGTCGATACTCCAGGTTTTGCTTCAATAATGGTAACAATCCTATTTATTGGAGGGATACAATTGATCGGTATTGGTGTCTTGGGAGAATATTTAGGTCGGACTTATTCAGAGGTTAAAAATAGACCAGTTTATATAGCTAGGAAAATAATTAAATAG
- a CDS encoding GtrA family protein has product MSILARYFFRYKSLIKFGTIGVVNTLVHTTLVILAVEIVRLNPVLSNIIAFFITNILSYFMNAYWVFFSKVSVSKYLKFLLASATALIGTVLFSSLAEAMNWHYLIGIVLISTVLPLITYFVYKVWVFSR; this is encoded by the coding sequence ATGAGTATCTTAGCTCGGTATTTTTTTAGATATAAAAGCTTGATTAAGTTTGGGACGATTGGCGTTGTCAATACGTTGGTGCATACGACATTAGTCATTCTAGCTGTAGAAATAGTGCGATTAAATCCAGTGCTTTCTAATATAATAGCTTTTTTTATTACGAACATCCTTTCGTATTTTATGAATGCTTATTGGGTATTTTTTTCCAAGGTCAGTGTATCAAAGTATTTAAAATTCCTTCTCGCGTCAGCTACCGCTCTTATTGGTACGGTGTTGTTCTCATCGTTGGCTGAGGCTATGAACTGGCATTATTTGATTGGAATCGTCTTAATCAGTACGGTTCTTCCCTTGATTACTTATTTTGTGTATAAAGTTTGGGTTTTCTCTCGTTGA
- the gmd gene encoding GDP-mannose 4,6-dehydratase produces MKTAVITGITGQDAAYLAELLLEKGYKVYGTYRRTSSVNFWRIEELGIENHPNLELVEYDLTDLSSSIRLLQNTGADEVYNLAALSFVGVSFDQPLTTAEITGIGPVNLLEAIRIVNPKIRFYQASTSEMFGKVQEIPQRESTPFYPRSPYGVAKLYAHWMVINYRESYDIFATSGILFNHESPLRGQEFVTRKITDSVAKIKLGKLDVLELGNMDAKRDWGFAKDYVEGMWRMLQVDKPDTYVLATNRTETVRDFVTMAFKAADIELEWNGSEENETATDKATGKVVMRINPKFYRPAEVELLIGNPEKAKKELGWEPTTTLEELCAMMVEADLRRNEQGFSF; encoded by the coding sequence ATGAAAACAGCAGTAATAACAGGGATTACAGGCCAAGATGCGGCTTATCTAGCAGAACTTCTTTTAGAAAAAGGTTATAAAGTATACGGTACATACCGTCGTACAAGTTCTGTGAACTTTTGGCGTATCGAAGAGTTAGGAATTGAGAACCATCCTAATTTGGAGCTTGTGGAATACGATTTAACAGACTTGTCTAGCAGTATTCGTCTATTACAAAACACGGGGGCTGATGAAGTTTACAACCTTGCAGCGCTAAGCTTCGTGGGCGTGTCATTCGACCAACCTCTTACTACTGCTGAAATTACGGGTATTGGTCCGGTTAATCTTTTAGAAGCAATTCGTATTGTTAACCCTAAAATTCGTTTTTATCAAGCATCTACTTCTGAGATGTTTGGTAAGGTACAAGAAATTCCTCAACGTGAATCTACGCCATTCTATCCACGTAGCCCATACGGTGTTGCAAAACTGTATGCGCACTGGATGGTGATTAACTACCGTGAGTCATACGACATTTTTGCTACTAGTGGTATTTTGTTTAACCATGAATCACCGTTGCGTGGTCAAGAATTCGTTACACGTAAAATCACTGACTCTGTAGCGAAAATCAAGTTAGGTAAGCTAGATGTGCTTGAGCTTGGTAACATGGATGCGAAGCGCGATTGGGGCTTTGCAAAAGATTATGTTGAAGGTATGTGGCGTATGCTACAAGTAGACAAGCCTGATACTTATGTTCTTGCTACTAATCGTACTGAAACAGTCCGTGATTTTGTTACGATGGCATTCAAAGCTGCTGATATTGAACTAGAGTGGAATGGCTCTGAAGAGAACGAAACCGCGACAGATAAAGCTACTGGTAAAGTTGTGATGAGAATTAACCCTAAATTCTATCGCCCTGCGGAAGTAGAGTTGTTGATCGGTAACCCAGAAAAGGCGAAGAAAGAACTTGGTTGGGAACCAACAACAACACTAGAAGAGCTATGTGCAATGATGGTTGAAGCAGATCTTCGTCGTAACGAGCAAGGTTTCTCGTTCTAA
- a CDS encoding GDP-mannose 4,6-dehydratase — protein MKKVLLTGVDGFTGKYVEKELLSRGYSVIGLVYREAKSGQVACDLTDRNAVVECLNEVRPDYIIHLAALSFVGHSDQKAFYDVNVFGALNLLEAAKELKLELDKVVFASSANIYGNPEDVQRISESVLPSPVNHYAMSKLAMEHMAKLWFNQFPMIITRPFNYTGPGQAENFLIPKIVSHFKKNALEIELGNTDVSRDFSDVRDIALAYANLLESDAESEIVNLCSGQVISLQSIILMMENIAGYSIQVRVNPDFVRDNEIKVLGGDNTKLASLTGQAPLINIEKTLTDMYHAK, from the coding sequence ATGAAAAAAGTATTGTTAACAGGTGTTGATGGCTTCACCGGTAAGTATGTAGAAAAAGAGTTACTCTCTAGGGGCTACTCTGTCATTGGGTTAGTATACCGTGAAGCCAAATCTGGCCAAGTCGCTTGCGATCTGACCGATCGCAATGCGGTAGTCGAATGCCTGAATGAAGTGAGACCAGATTATATTATTCACCTTGCTGCATTATCATTTGTTGGGCATTCTGACCAAAAAGCGTTTTATGACGTCAATGTTTTTGGTGCACTGAACTTACTAGAAGCTGCGAAAGAGCTTAAGCTAGAATTAGATAAAGTTGTTTTTGCTAGTAGTGCGAACATTTATGGTAACCCTGAAGATGTACAACGCATCTCAGAATCAGTTTTACCTTCGCCAGTTAATCATTATGCGATGAGCAAACTTGCAATGGAGCATATGGCAAAGCTCTGGTTTAACCAATTCCCAATGATCATCACCCGACCATTTAACTATACTGGTCCTGGTCAAGCTGAAAATTTCTTAATCCCTAAAATAGTATCTCACTTCAAGAAAAACGCTTTAGAGATAGAATTAGGTAATACAGATGTATCTCGCGACTTTAGTGATGTTCGTGATATAGCGTTAGCTTATGCAAACCTTTTGGAGTCAGACGCTGAGTCAGAGATTGTGAATTTGTGCTCTGGTCAGGTGATTTCGTTGCAATCGATAATTTTGATGATGGAAAATATTGCAGGGTATAGTATCCAGGTTAGAGTCAACCCTGACTTTGTTCGTGACAATGAGATTAAAGTGTTGGGTGGAGATAATACAAAACTAGCGTCACTAACAGGTCAGGCCCCCTTGATCAATATAGAGAAAACCTTGACCGATATGTATCATGCCAAATAA
- a CDS encoding glycosyltransferase family 1 protein — protein sequence MPNKLLINVSPIRMPLTGIGYYTLNILSELLSHDIDVVGIRNGKLLTRDALLDLASYFHFPSSDQSAPSPKKRLLVELLRSVPGIYQLKSYLLSFRAQQQLKTLANQGYVYFEPSFVPFNYSGTTITTVHDLSFLSHPSFHPATRVSYLKDKMQGTIARSDHIVVDSDFILDELHNFFPSSKSKSSTLYLGVSGGFKAHSQKECDILLKSLEIEHDKFLLSVATLEPRKNLNKLIDAFKLLPDSVRKLYPLVLVGDQGWKNAELMDNAKDLVERGQIIFTGYVADDDLKRLYASAGAFIYPSLYEGFGLPVIEAMASGAPVITSNVGATAEVAANGALLVDPSSEVSISNAILELIRDPERKAKLVECGIKRASGFKWSNTVDQLLKIASATSRSS from the coding sequence ATGCCAAATAAATTGTTGATCAATGTATCGCCAATACGAATGCCATTAACGGGTATAGGATACTATACCCTTAATATTCTCAGTGAATTGCTCTCTCACGATATAGATGTTGTTGGTATTAGAAACGGAAAGTTATTAACTCGTGATGCGCTATTGGATCTCGCTTCTTACTTTCACTTTCCAAGTTCCGACCAGAGCGCCCCAAGCCCTAAAAAGCGACTTTTAGTGGAGCTATTGAGATCTGTTCCTGGCATTTATCAGTTAAAAAGCTATTTGCTTTCTTTTCGGGCGCAACAACAATTAAAAACACTTGCGAATCAAGGCTATGTGTATTTTGAACCGAGTTTTGTCCCATTTAATTATTCGGGAACAACCATTACAACTGTTCATGATTTATCTTTCCTATCTCACCCTAGCTTTCATCCGGCCACAAGGGTTTCATATTTAAAGGATAAAATGCAGGGAACCATTGCTAGGTCTGATCATATAGTTGTCGATTCTGATTTTATTTTAGATGAACTTCATAACTTCTTTCCTAGCAGTAAAAGCAAAAGTTCGACATTGTACTTGGGAGTTTCTGGCGGTTTTAAGGCTCATTCCCAAAAAGAGTGCGATATTTTACTTAAATCGCTCGAAATAGAGCATGATAAATTTCTTCTTAGTGTTGCAACCTTGGAGCCAAGAAAGAACTTAAACAAGCTAATTGATGCTTTTAAGCTTTTACCTGATTCAGTTCGTAAGTTGTACCCTTTAGTTTTGGTTGGAGATCAAGGTTGGAAAAATGCAGAATTGATGGATAATGCGAAAGACTTAGTTGAGCGTGGGCAAATAATATTTACTGGGTACGTAGCGGATGATGACTTAAAGCGTTTATATGCATCGGCCGGTGCTTTTATTTATCCGTCACTATATGAGGGGTTTGGTTTGCCTGTTATTGAAGCCATGGCTTCGGGTGCTCCTGTTATTACCTCTAATGTGGGCGCAACAGCAGAGGTTGCAGCAAACGGAGCTCTTTTAGTCGATCCTAGCAGCGAAGTCTCCATTTCAAATGCGATCTTAGAGCTTATTAGGGACCCTGAACGTAAAGCTAAGTTGGTAGAGTGTGGTATAAAAAGGGCTTCAGGTTTTAAGTGGTCAAATACAGTTGATCAACTCCTCAAGATAGCGTCTGCTACCTCGAGAAGTTCATGA
- a CDS encoding glycosyltransferase yields the protein MKVLHIYRTCYPETKGGLEQAIRYICKGSSEQGIENTILTLGIENKEYHFEGTRIIVVKKDFEISSNGFSFRLIRRFRELSKKNDIIHYQYPWPTGDLLSIFSDKKPSLVSYQSDIVKQKWLKKIYFPLEQYFLSNVNRIIASSPQYAQTSKNLIKYANKVDTIPLAIDESTYPKISEDDIKKWEDYVGRDFFLFVGVLRYYKGLQYLLEAAKLNGLPIVIAGDGPERANLEMYIEKHSLTNVTLVGFISEEDKVALHTLSKAFVFPSHLRSEAFGISLVEAQMFGKPIVSADIGTGSSYVNINGETGLTVPPADGSQFSEAMQKLENDVSLCQKLGSSARQHFDKEFTAKRYADSYITLYHKLISSHNHTTE from the coding sequence ATGAAAGTACTACATATTTACCGTACTTGCTACCCTGAAACAAAAGGGGGATTAGAACAAGCTATTCGTTATATTTGTAAGGGCAGTAGTGAGCAAGGTATCGAAAATACCATTCTAACATTAGGTATTGAGAATAAAGAATATCATTTTGAAGGCACGCGAATTATCGTCGTCAAGAAAGACTTCGAGATATCATCTAACGGATTTTCATTCCGTCTAATTCGTCGATTTAGAGAACTAAGTAAGAAAAACGATATTATTCACTACCAATACCCTTGGCCTACAGGTGATTTACTCAGCATTTTTTCCGACAAAAAACCATCATTAGTCAGCTATCAATCTGATATTGTTAAACAAAAGTGGCTCAAAAAAATATACTTCCCTCTTGAGCAGTATTTTTTATCTAATGTTAATCGTATCATTGCGAGTTCACCTCAATATGCGCAAACAAGTAAAAATCTAATCAAGTATGCCAATAAAGTCGATACTATCCCTCTTGCGATCGATGAATCTACTTATCCAAAAATCAGTGAAGACGATATCAAAAAGTGGGAAGACTACGTTGGCAGAGATTTTTTCTTATTTGTAGGTGTGCTTCGATACTACAAAGGGCTGCAATACCTTCTTGAAGCAGCAAAATTAAATGGGTTACCTATTGTAATCGCTGGTGATGGTCCAGAAAGAGCCAATCTAGAAATGTATATAGAAAAGCACTCTCTTACCAATGTAACACTCGTTGGGTTTATTTCTGAAGAAGACAAAGTCGCACTTCACACACTTTCAAAAGCATTTGTTTTTCCGTCGCATTTACGCTCAGAAGCGTTTGGGATTTCATTAGTAGAAGCACAAATGTTTGGCAAGCCAATTGTAAGTGCAGATATTGGAACCGGTTCCTCTTATGTCAATATCAATGGAGAAACAGGGCTAACCGTTCCACCGGCAGACGGCTCACAGTTTTCAGAGGCTATGCAAAAATTGGAAAACGATGTATCACTCTGCCAAAAACTAGGAAGTAGTGCTCGTCAACATTTTGATAAAGAATTCACAGCTAAGCGCTATGCTGATAGTTATATTACGCTGTACCACAAACTAATCTCATCACATAATCATACAACAGAGTAA
- the wecA gene encoding UDP-N-acetylglucosamine--undecaprenyl-phosphate N-acetylglucosaminephosphotransferase, whose translation MLLPLLDLSFLFFFSLATIFILRKFAKKIGLVDKPDSRKFHSGAIPLVGGISICISLLYFLLNNPNILPHTPLYAACVLILVGVGSLDDKFDLSFKLRFIIQAGLSVAMMMIGNIELKTIGDVLGSGEIITLGWFGYLVTIFAVVGAINAFNMVDGIDGLLGGLSVVTFGGLGLMLAYDGQYNLSYICLVLIVVIIPYILLNLGAFGRKRKVFMGDAGSMLIGFTVIWLLLLSSQNGTSPPLRPVTALWLIAVPLMDMTAIMIRRVRRGDSPFKPDREHLHHIFQRLGLSPNQTLVSICSIAALFAAVGIGAEINGVPEYIMLYLFLACFLLYVKLLSKKRQQAHK comes from the coding sequence GTGCTCCTTCCTTTACTTGATCTCTCGTTCTTATTTTTCTTTTCTCTTGCGACTATATTCATTTTACGTAAGTTTGCTAAAAAAATCGGTCTCGTAGATAAACCCGACTCTCGTAAGTTTCATAGCGGAGCGATACCACTCGTTGGCGGCATTTCAATTTGTATCTCACTTCTCTACTTTCTACTGAACAACCCAAACATTTTACCACATACCCCCCTCTATGCTGCATGTGTTCTCATCTTAGTCGGGGTAGGTTCTTTAGATGATAAGTTTGATTTAAGCTTCAAGCTACGCTTCATTATCCAAGCTGGATTATCTGTTGCCATGATGATGATTGGTAACATTGAGCTAAAAACGATTGGGGATGTACTTGGCAGTGGAGAAATCATTACGTTAGGTTGGTTTGGCTACTTAGTTACTATTTTTGCGGTAGTTGGAGCAATAAACGCATTTAATATGGTTGATGGGATTGACGGTCTACTAGGAGGGTTATCAGTGGTAACCTTTGGAGGTTTGGGGCTAATGCTTGCGTATGATGGGCAGTACAACCTCTCATATATATGCCTAGTATTAATAGTAGTTATCATCCCTTACATACTACTCAACTTAGGTGCATTTGGACGAAAAAGAAAAGTATTTATGGGAGATGCTGGAAGCATGCTGATCGGGTTTACGGTTATCTGGCTTCTGCTTTTATCAAGCCAAAATGGAACATCTCCCCCCCTACGTCCCGTTACAGCTCTGTGGTTAATTGCTGTCCCACTAATGGATATGACTGCAATAATGATACGAAGGGTACGCCGTGGTGATTCCCCATTCAAACCGGATCGAGAGCACCTACATCATATCTTTCAAAGGTTAGGACTCAGCCCAAATCAAACACTAGTTTCGATATGCTCCATAGCAGCTTTATTCGCAGCTGTCGGAATTGGTGCCGAAATAAACGGTGTTCCCGAATACATTATGCTTTATTTATTTTTGGCATGCTTCCTGCTGTACGTAAAACTACTAAGTAAGAAGCGACAGCAGGCACATAAATAA